In Streptococcus parasuis, the following proteins share a genomic window:
- a CDS encoding IS1634 family transposase yields MAFIRITKNREGRKHVYLVEGYRENGKSKQRILYKYGLLDELEAKEPGILERLKREAKENSQAKSEEFLIKLSLKDPMNKPDENIGWKILEDLYTTLKLHQFFKKNKPSKMTMDLDETVKLLIFQRILNPGSKYKTFYHQASLFGDWNVPYNSVYRSLDILNTFQSEIQQHLHQEVSQLTNRTGTLVFYDVTNYFFEIDVPDEDIRDENGDLLVEGLRRRGASKEYRKDPIIQMGLFMDMNGIPIAYKLFRGNLTDPITYIPAIEQVKKQFGIERLVVVADKAMNSTNNLNATIKNNDGWIFSQKHRGKRGAPKDIQEKILEESGWQFNQDITFAKKSYIRERKLGTKKDSPTVKEKVLLTWSKKYEDRERIRREGALDYANKLTDAELFRQTSKKGGKKYLELSYLDKETGEVKPFSPLIRIDQEQVEFDAQFDGVHVLVTSEIEMEDDAILEAYQELSAIENCFRITKTEFETRPVYVRKNEHIEGHFLTCFISLVMIRLLYYITDKKMSPARMIEGLNSMLAADMGQGIYRVKQNHEASELLHLLGITWDRGTVRHEDIQKLGKNCIHNTIYDSKKLPKR; encoded by the coding sequence ATGGCATTTATTCGAATTACAAAAAACAGAGAAGGCCGTAAACATGTTTATCTTGTTGAAGGATATCGTGAGAACGGAAAGTCAAAACAACGGATTCTTTATAAATATGGTTTGTTGGACGAATTGGAAGCGAAAGAACCAGGCATTCTTGAGCGATTAAAACGTGAAGCAAAGGAAAACTCACAAGCTAAGTCTGAGGAATTTCTGATAAAACTTTCTTTGAAAGATCCAATGAACAAACCTGACGAAAACATTGGTTGGAAGATTTTAGAAGATCTTTATACTACACTTAAGTTACATCAATTCTTTAAAAAGAATAAGCCGTCAAAAATGACGATGGACTTAGATGAAACAGTTAAACTACTGATTTTTCAACGAATTCTTAATCCGGGAAGTAAATATAAAACTTTCTACCACCAAGCTTCCCTATTCGGAGATTGGAATGTTCCATATAATTCAGTTTATCGGTCACTAGATATCTTAAATACCTTTCAATCAGAAATTCAACAGCACTTACATCAAGAAGTTAGCCAATTAACGAATCGAACTGGAACCTTAGTGTTTTATGATGTTACCAACTATTTTTTTGAAATTGATGTTCCTGATGAAGATATCCGTGATGAAAATGGAGACCTTCTTGTCGAGGGGCTTCGTCGAAGAGGAGCTAGTAAAGAATATAGGAAAGACCCCATTATCCAAATGGGATTATTCATGGATATGAACGGTATTCCTATCGCTTATAAACTATTTCGAGGAAACCTTACAGACCCTATCACTTATATTCCAGCAATTGAGCAAGTAAAGAAACAGTTTGGGATTGAACGGTTGGTAGTGGTCGCAGACAAAGCGATGAACAGCACAAATAACCTGAATGCCACTATAAAGAACAATGACGGCTGGATCTTCTCGCAAAAGCACCGTGGGAAACGAGGTGCTCCGAAGGATATTCAAGAAAAAATATTGGAAGAATCTGGTTGGCAGTTTAATCAAGATATCACTTTCGCTAAAAAGTCTTACATTCGAGAGAGAAAACTTGGGACCAAGAAGGATTCTCCAACCGTTAAAGAAAAAGTACTACTGACCTGGTCAAAGAAATATGAAGATAGAGAACGGATTCGACGTGAAGGGGCTCTTGACTATGCCAATAAGCTAACTGATGCGGAATTGTTTCGACAAACGAGCAAGAAGGGTGGAAAGAAATACCTTGAGTTGAGCTATTTGGATAAGGAAACCGGAGAGGTTAAACCATTTTCGCCACTTATCCGAATTGACCAAGAACAGGTCGAATTTGATGCTCAATTTGATGGGGTTCATGTCCTTGTGACCAGTGAGATTGAGATGGAAGATGATGCCATATTAGAGGCCTATCAAGAATTATCTGCGATTGAGAATTGTTTCCGAATTACAAAAACAGAGTTTGAAACGAGACCTGTTTATGTACGAAAAAATGAACATATTGAAGGCCATTTCCTAACCTGCTTTATCAGTTTAGTGATGATACGCTTATTGTATTACATTACCGATAAGAAAATGAGTCCTGCTCGAATGATAGAGGGCTTAAACAGTATGTTAGCTGCAGATATGGGACAAGGGATATATAGAGTCAAGCAGAACCATGAAGCAAGTGAGTTACTTCATTTATTAGGAATCACTTGGGATCGTGGAACTGTCAGACATGAAGATATTCAAAAGTTAGGGAAAAACTGCATACACAACACAATTTATGACTCAAAAAAGCTCCCTAAACGTTGA
- a CDS encoding ABC transporter permease, giving the protein MNSVSVDNLSLVLIFGLVLLAMGISQKEKLGLTKDILVAVVRTIVQLFVVGYILKFIFQVSNVFLSLGMVLIILYNASVQANKRNPNKNKKLIYPFLALLTSTSITLGLLLLSGAIQLIPSQVIPISGMLASNAMTAIGLSYRAMYRSFTDNRQQVLEKLSLGATSKLASQEILRESIRTGMQPTIDSAKTVGLVSLPGMMSGLIFAGVDPVQAIRYQIMVMFMLLSATSLASVIASYAAYKTYFTDRTQLDFE; this is encoded by the coding sequence ATGAACTCTGTTTCAGTAGATAATTTATCCCTAGTCTTAATTTTCGGCTTGGTTCTACTTGCGATGGGGATAAGTCAAAAAGAGAAACTAGGGCTGACGAAAGATATTTTAGTAGCGGTTGTCCGTACGATTGTTCAATTATTCGTTGTTGGCTATATTTTAAAATTTATTTTTCAAGTTTCGAATGTTTTCCTCAGTTTGGGTATGGTGTTGATTATTCTTTATAATGCCAGTGTACAAGCAAATAAACGCAATCCAAACAAGAACAAAAAGCTGATTTATCCTTTTCTTGCTTTGCTCACTTCCACCAGTATCACTTTAGGATTATTACTGTTATCAGGGGCCATTCAATTAATACCTTCTCAAGTCATTCCAATTTCAGGGATGTTGGCTAGTAATGCAATGACAGCAATCGGTCTATCCTATCGAGCAATGTACCGGTCCTTTACTGATAACCGCCAACAGGTGTTGGAAAAATTAAGTCTAGGGGCAACGAGTAAATTGGCTTCACAGGAAATTTTGCGAGAATCCATTCGGACTGGTATGCAACCGACAATTGACTCAGCCAAAACTGTTGGTTTAGTCAGTTTACCAGGAATGATGTCTGGGCTGATTTTTGCAGGAGTAGACCCTGTCCAAGCCATCCGCTATCAGATTATGGTAATGTTCATGCTGCTATCAGCAACCAGTCTCGCATCTGTTATAGCCTCATATGCGGCCTATAAGACTTACTTTACAGATAGGACTCAGTTAGATTTTGAATAA
- the pepV gene encoding dipeptidase PepV has translation MTVNFRAEFDKRKDEFLADLFDLLRINSERDDSQADAQHPFGPGPVRALDKFLEIAQRDGYPTKNVDNYAGHFEFGEGDEVLGIFGHLDVVPAGSGWNTDPYEPQIIDGKLFARGSSDDKGPTMACYYGLKIIKELGLPTSKKVRFIVGTDEESGWADMDYYFEHVGLPLPDFGFSPDAEFPIINGEKGNITAYLHFAGENSGAAKLHSFTGGLRENMVPESATAIISGDLADLDSKLAAFTATYGLKADAENLENGQVQVTVIGKSAHGSTPEEGVNGATYLAKFLSQFAFDGAAKAYLDLAGQVLLEDHDGQKLGVAIYDEQMGALSMNAGVFKFDENSSDNTIALNFRYPKNTNPETIKADLEKLGVEAVSLSEHGHTPHYCPIDDPMVATLLSVYEKHTGLKGHEQVIGGGTFGRLLKRGVAYGAMFPGDVNTMHQANEFIEVEQLYRAAAIYAEAIYELIK, from the coding sequence ATGACAGTTAATTTTAGAGCAGAGTTTGATAAACGCAAAGATGAGTTTCTAGCGGACCTCTTTGACCTTTTACGCATCAATTCTGAGCGTGACGACAGCCAGGCAGATGCCCAGCATCCATTTGGACCTGGCCCAGTGCGTGCCTTGGATAAGTTTTTAGAAATCGCTCAGCGTGATGGCTATCCAACCAAGAACGTTGACAACTACGCAGGTCACTTTGAATTCGGCGAGGGCGACGAAGTCCTCGGTATCTTTGGTCACTTGGACGTGGTGCCAGCAGGAAGTGGCTGGAATACCGACCCATACGAGCCGCAAATCATCGACGGTAAGCTCTTTGCCCGCGGATCCTCTGACGACAAGGGACCGACCATGGCTTGCTACTATGGCTTGAAAATCATCAAGGAGTTGGGTCTTCCGACCTCTAAAAAAGTCCGTTTCATAGTTGGTACCGATGAAGAGTCAGGCTGGGCGGACATGGATTACTACTTCGAGCACGTCGGCCTTCCTTTGCCAGATTTCGGATTTTCTCCAGATGCTGAGTTCCCGATTATCAACGGCGAAAAGGGCAATATCACAGCTTATTTGCATTTTGCAGGGGAAAATAGCGGAGCTGCTAAACTGCATTCCTTCACAGGTGGTTTGCGTGAGAACATGGTGCCTGAGTCTGCGACAGCTATTATCTCTGGCGACCTAGCAGACTTGGACAGCAAGTTAGCAGCATTCACAGCCACTTATGGCCTAAAAGCTGACGCGGAAAACCTTGAAAACGGTCAAGTTCAAGTCACCGTCATCGGAAAATCAGCCCACGGTTCAACCCCAGAAGAAGGTGTCAATGGAGCAACCTATTTGGCAAAATTCCTCAGCCAATTCGCCTTTGATGGAGCAGCTAAAGCCTATCTTGATTTGGCTGGTCAAGTCCTTCTGGAAGACCACGATGGACAAAAACTTGGCGTAGCCATCTACGATGAACAAATGGGTGCCCTTTCTATGAACGCAGGTGTCTTTAAGTTTGATGAAAACTCATCTGACAACACCATTGCCCTCAACTTCCGTTATCCCAAAAATACTAACCCTGAAACCATCAAGGCTGATTTGGAAAAACTTGGCGTAGAAGCTGTGAGCTTGTCTGAGCATGGTCACACTCCACATTATTGCCCAATCGATGACCCAATGGTCGCAACTCTTTTGTCTGTTTATGAAAAACACACAGGTTTGAAAGGTCACGAACAAGTAATCGGTGGTGGTACATTCGGCCGCTTACTCAAACGTGGTGTTGCCTACGGAGCCATGTTCCCGGGCGATGTCAATACCATGCACCAAGCCAACGAATTTATCGAAGTTGAGCAACTCTACCGCGCCGCTGCCATTTACGCAGAAGCTATCTATGAATTAATCAAATAG
- a CDS encoding ABC-F family ATP-binding cassette domain-containing protein has translation MSILEVKNLSHGFGDRAIFENVSFRLLKGEHIGLVGANGEGKSTFMSIVTGQMQPDEGKVEWSRYVTAGYLDQHAKLEKGQSVRDVLRTAFDELFKTEARINDIYMSMAEDGVDIDALMEEVGELQDRLESRDFYTLDAKIDEVARALGVMEYGMDKDVTELSGGQRTKVLLAKLLLEKPDILLLDEPTNYLDAEHIDWLKRYLQNYENAFVLISHDIPFLNDVINIVYHVENQLLTRYTGDYYQFQEVHAMKRAQLEAAYERQQKEIADLQDFVNRNKARVATRNMAMSRQKKLDKMEIIELQSEKPKPSFDFKMARTPSRFIFQTNNLEIGYDRVLTRKSLNLTFERNQKIAIVGANGIGKSTLLKSLLGIIPPLGGSVERGEYLELGYFEQEVAGGNRQTPLEAVWDAFPALNQAEVRAALARCGLTSKHIESQIQVLSGGEQAKVRFCLLMNRENNVLILDEPTNHLDVDAKDELKRALKAYKGSILMVCHEPDFYEGWVDDVWDFNDLT, from the coding sequence ATGAGTATTTTAGAAGTAAAGAATTTGAGCCATGGTTTTGGTGACCGTGCAATTTTTGAAAATGTCTCCTTTCGTCTCTTGAAAGGGGAACATATCGGACTCGTCGGTGCCAATGGTGAAGGAAAATCGACCTTCATGTCCATCGTGACAGGTCAAATGCAACCAGATGAAGGTAAGGTTGAATGGTCACGTTATGTAACGGCAGGTTATTTAGATCAGCATGCTAAATTAGAAAAGGGTCAATCAGTCCGTGACGTCTTACGCACAGCCTTTGATGAATTATTCAAAACCGAAGCTCGTATCAATGATATTTATATGTCAATGGCTGAAGACGGGGTTGATATTGATGCTCTTATGGAAGAGGTTGGAGAACTCCAAGATCGCTTGGAAAGTCGTGATTTCTATACTTTAGATGCCAAAATTGATGAAGTAGCTCGTGCTCTTGGTGTCATGGAATACGGTATGGACAAGGATGTGACGGAATTGTCTGGAGGTCAACGGACCAAGGTACTCTTGGCTAAGTTGCTTTTAGAGAAACCAGATATCTTGCTCTTAGATGAACCAACCAACTACTTGGATGCTGAACATATTGATTGGCTCAAACGATATTTGCAGAACTATGAAAATGCCTTTGTCTTGATTTCGCACGACATTCCTTTCTTGAATGATGTGATTAATATTGTCTACCATGTGGAAAATCAGCTTTTGACTCGCTACACAGGTGATTACTACCAATTCCAAGAAGTCCATGCCATGAAGCGGGCTCAGTTGGAGGCAGCTTATGAGCGCCAGCAGAAGGAAATTGCAGACTTGCAGGACTTCGTTAACCGTAACAAGGCACGTGTTGCAACTCGAAACATGGCCATGTCTCGCCAGAAGAAGTTGGATAAGATGGAGATTATCGAACTTCAGTCCGAAAAACCAAAGCCATCCTTCGACTTCAAAATGGCACGCACACCAAGTCGATTTATCTTCCAGACCAATAATTTGGAAATAGGATACGATCGCGTTTTAACACGTAAATCGCTCAATTTAACCTTTGAGCGTAACCAAAAGATTGCCATTGTCGGTGCCAACGGTATTGGTAAATCCACCCTTCTCAAAAGTCTTCTAGGCATTATTCCACCGCTCGGTGGCTCTGTGGAGCGCGGGGAGTATCTGGAACTAGGCTATTTCGAGCAAGAAGTAGCTGGCGGCAATCGTCAGACGCCACTTGAAGCGGTATGGGATGCCTTTCCTGCACTTAATCAAGCGGAAGTCCGTGCTGCCTTAGCTCGCTGCGGTTTAACCTCTAAACATATCGAAAGCCAGATTCAAGTCCTTTCAGGTGGAGAACAGGCTAAGGTTCGTTTCTGTTTGCTTATGAACCGTGAAAACAATGTACTTATCCTTGACGAGCCGACCAACCATTTAGATGTGGATGCCAAAGATGAACTTAAACGAGCTCTCAAAGCCTACAAGGGTTCTATTCTCATGGTCTGCCATGAGCCTGATTTCTATGAGGGCTGGGTTGACGATGTTTGGGATTTTAATGACCTGACTTAA
- a CDS encoding YbbR-like domain-containing protein yields the protein MNKKFRTVGHLALSIFLALLLFFYATTTNYKNSESSASNTESETYVHTLSGVPIDIEYDTNKYFISGFSSTVAVELRGSNRVLLQRESDESTRTFQVIADLRELTDGTQTVKLQLANLPAGVSATLAPDAITVKIGKKVSQSLAVEGVIYSNQLASGYSVSKVTMDVSSVKVTTDEETMAKIDHVEAVAVDISNLDSNYSGTAKLQAVDSDGNVLPVVLSETEANMQVVVTQTK from the coding sequence ATGAATAAAAAGTTTAGAACAGTTGGCCATCTCGCCCTATCTATTTTTTTAGCCCTCTTACTCTTTTTCTATGCTACGACAACCAATTATAAAAATTCAGAGTCATCTGCGAGTAATACCGAATCAGAAACCTATGTTCATACTTTAAGTGGCGTCCCAATTGACATTGAATACGACACGAATAAGTATTTTATATCTGGTTTCTCCTCAACTGTAGCTGTCGAGTTACGAGGATCCAACCGTGTACTTCTACAACGAGAATCTGATGAATCGACTCGCACTTTTCAAGTTATTGCAGATTTAAGAGAGCTTACGGATGGCACGCAAACAGTTAAATTACAATTAGCTAATCTACCAGCGGGTGTCAGTGCCACCTTGGCACCAGATGCTATTACTGTTAAAATCGGGAAAAAAGTTAGTCAGAGTTTAGCCGTTGAAGGGGTCATTTATAGCAATCAATTGGCAAGTGGATATAGTGTGTCTAAAGTTACTATGGATGTCAGCTCTGTAAAGGTGACTACTGATGAAGAAACCATGGCAAAAATTGATCATGTGGAAGCAGTTGCGGTTGATATTAGTAATTTAGACTCAAATTATAGTGGTACAGCCAAGCTACAGGCAGTTGATAGTGATGGAAATGTCTTGCCAGTGGTTTTATCTGAAACAGAAGCAAATATGCAAGTCGTTGTTACACAAACAAAATAA
- the glmM gene encoding phosphoglucosamine mutase, protein MGKYFGTDGVRGEANVELTPELAFKLGRFGGYVLSQHETDVPRVFVARDTRISGQMLESALVAGLLSVGIHVYKLGVLATPGVAHLVKAEKASAGVMISASHNPAQDNGIKFFAGDGFKLDDALEAEIEALLDAEEDTLPRPSAQGLGDVVEYPEGLRKYQQFLVSTGTELEGMKVALDTANGAAATSARQIFADLGADLTVMAENPDGLNINEGVGSTHPEKLQELVKETGSQIGLAFDGDSDRLIAVDENGDLVDGDRIMYIIGKYLADRGLLAKNTIVTTVMSNLGFHKALDREGIEKAVTAVGDRYVVEEMRKEGYNIGGEQSGHVILMDYNTTGDGQLTAVQLTKIMKETGKTLSELAAEVTIYPQKLVNIRVENSMKDKSMEVPAIAAIIEKMEAEMAGNGRILVRPSGTEPLLRVMAEAPTDAEVDYYVDTIADVVRAEIGLD, encoded by the coding sequence ATGGGTAAATATTTTGGTACGGACGGTGTCCGTGGAGAAGCAAACGTAGAATTGACGCCAGAATTGGCATTTAAACTAGGTCGTTTTGGTGGCTATGTCCTTAGTCAACATGAAACGGATGTACCTCGAGTTTTCGTGGCGCGTGACACGCGTATTTCAGGACAAATGCTTGAGTCTGCTTTGGTTGCAGGTCTTTTATCAGTAGGTATTCATGTATATAAACTTGGTGTGCTCGCAACACCTGGTGTTGCCCACTTAGTCAAAGCAGAAAAAGCTAGCGCAGGGGTTATGATTTCTGCAAGCCACAATCCAGCACAGGATAATGGAATTAAGTTCTTTGCTGGTGATGGTTTCAAATTAGATGATGCATTGGAAGCAGAGATAGAAGCTCTTCTTGATGCGGAAGAAGATACATTACCTCGTCCATCTGCCCAAGGTTTGGGAGATGTAGTGGAGTATCCAGAAGGTCTACGCAAGTATCAACAATTTTTAGTGTCAACTGGTACTGAATTAGAAGGTATGAAAGTTGCTTTGGATACAGCTAACGGTGCAGCGGCAACATCTGCTCGCCAAATTTTTGCAGACCTAGGTGCAGATTTGACGGTTATGGCTGAAAATCCAGACGGTTTGAATATCAATGAGGGCGTTGGTTCTACGCATCCTGAAAAATTGCAAGAATTAGTTAAGGAAACAGGTAGTCAAATCGGTCTTGCTTTTGATGGTGATAGCGATCGCTTGATTGCTGTAGACGAAAATGGTGATTTAGTAGATGGCGATCGCATCATGTATATCATTGGTAAATACCTTGCTGATCGTGGTCTATTGGCTAAAAATACAATTGTGACCACAGTTATGTCCAATCTCGGATTCCATAAGGCCTTGGATCGCGAAGGAATAGAAAAAGCTGTGACAGCAGTTGGAGACCGTTATGTGGTTGAGGAAATGCGCAAAGAAGGTTACAATATTGGTGGTGAACAATCTGGTCACGTAATTCTTATGGATTATAACACCACAGGTGATGGCCAATTGACCGCTGTGCAACTGACTAAAATCATGAAAGAAACAGGTAAAACCTTGTCAGAATTGGCAGCAGAAGTTACGATTTATCCACAAAAATTAGTCAATATTCGTGTTGAAAACAGCATGAAGGATAAATCTATGGAGGTTCCTGCTATTGCAGCTATCATTGAAAAGATGGAGGCAGAGATGGCAGGGAATGGTCGTATTTTAGTTCGTCCAAGTGGGACTGAGCCACTATTGCGTGTTATGGCGGAAGCCCCAACAGATGCAGAGGTTGACTATTATGTAGATACAATCGCAGATGTGGTTCGTGCTGAAATCGGTTTAGATTAA
- a CDS encoding GNAT family N-acetyltransferase, with product MELKELTVADMEMVKELFLSVFSQEPWNDDWSDEEQLDRYIGDLLEHPRALCFGLLDQGSLIALSLGHIRYWYEGTEYRIEELCIARNYQGRGIGQDFLKRIEEQLVERKIVHILLQTERTLPAFFFYKKCGFHALEADVTMVKKVGHHGTC from the coding sequence ATGGAACTGAAAGAACTCACAGTTGCAGATATGGAAATGGTCAAAGAGTTGTTCTTATCTGTATTTAGTCAGGAGCCTTGGAATGACGACTGGTCGGATGAGGAACAATTAGACCGTTATATAGGTGATTTACTGGAGCACCCTAGAGCACTTTGTTTTGGATTGCTTGACCAAGGTAGCCTCATTGCCCTTTCTCTCGGTCATATTCGCTACTGGTATGAGGGGACCGAATACCGTATTGAAGAGCTCTGTATTGCTCGCAACTACCAGGGACGAGGAATCGGGCAAGACTTCCTAAAAAGAATTGAGGAGCAGCTGGTCGAGAGAAAGATTGTTCATATTCTCCTGCAAACTGAACGCACTCTTCCAGCCTTTTTCTTTTATAAAAAATGCGGTTTTCATGCTCTAGAAGCAGATGTAACAATGGTCAAGAAAGTAGGACATCATGGAACTTGCTGA
- a CDS encoding cupin domain-containing protein → MTMTMKDYGKDPFVTNIETATLENTNYRTAIWTGELLQVTLMSIPVGEDIGAEVHNENDQFLRIEQGHGRVIMGKSAEQITLDREVGPEDVILIPNGTYHNVINIGQEDLKIYSIYGPAHHAHGTVHETQAIALAAEEAEEHGH, encoded by the coding sequence ATAACTATGACAATGAAAGATTATGGAAAAGATCCATTTGTAACCAATATTGAAACTGCTACGCTAGAAAATACAAACTATCGAACAGCAATTTGGACTGGTGAATTGCTTCAAGTGACCTTGATGTCCATTCCAGTCGGAGAAGATATTGGTGCGGAAGTGCACAATGAAAACGATCAGTTCCTCCGCATTGAACAAGGTCATGGCCGAGTTATCATGGGTAAATCTGCTGAACAGATTACCTTGGATAGAGAAGTTGGACCAGAAGATGTTATCTTGATTCCTAACGGTACCTACCATAATGTCATCAATATTGGCCAAGAAGACCTCAAAATCTATTCTATCTATGGACCAGCCCATCACGCTCATGGTACGGTTCATGAAACACAAGCTATTGCACTTGCTGCGGAAGAAGCTGAAGAACATGGTCACTAA
- a CDS encoding DUF4825 domain-containing protein: MKHQFKRIILMIFPTTIFLFACQPAKNEMDSLEQYRTEYIGDNNNVVKIASLQDYPAGYTYDHIEIRSDEEPYELIIYLKVTEMPDSDYLDLEQNSNSIFDLIANLGKVTFINEETQKEIVSYNKE, from the coding sequence ATGAAGCACCAATTTAAACGGATTATATTGATGATATTTCCAACTACCATATTCTTATTTGCATGCCAGCCAGCTAAAAACGAAATGGATTCTCTTGAGCAGTATAGGACCGAATATATCGGAGATAATAACAATGTAGTTAAGATTGCAAGTTTACAGGATTACCCAGCAGGTTACACCTATGATCATATTGAAATACGTTCAGATGAAGAACCATATGAGCTTATCATCTATTTGAAAGTAACTGAGATGCCTGACTCTGACTATTTAGATTTAGAGCAGAATAGTAATTCCATTTTTGACTTGATTGCTAATTTAGGAAAGGTAACCTTTATCAATGAAGAAACCCAGAAAGAAATAGTTTCATATAATAAAGAATGA
- the cdaA gene encoding diadenylate cyclase CdaA gives MINLNQLFDSGYWSSLIASPWTALLHLIDISIVAYLIYNFSKAIAGTKIMTLIRGVFLFIIAQIVASIFGLQTIAWLINQVITYGVIAAVVIFAPEFRAMLEKLGRTTQIFTTNTVSAEEKLIVAFLKSVAYMSPRKIGALVAVEQAQTLQEYRSTGIPLNADVSRELLINIFIPNTPLHDGAVIVKEDKIAVACAYLPLSESAGISKEFGTRHRAAIGLSEVSDAFVFIVSEETGSISIAHNGIFKHDLTLEEFEAELRATFIREPDVKQSVWKRLRGGKNE, from the coding sequence ATGATAAACTTAAACCAATTATTTGATTCAGGCTATTGGTCAAGTTTGATAGCAAGTCCATGGACTGCTCTTCTTCACCTAATAGATATTAGTATTGTTGCTTATTTGATTTATAATTTTAGTAAGGCCATCGCTGGAACTAAGATTATGACCCTCATTCGAGGAGTATTTCTTTTTATTATTGCTCAAATCGTAGCAAGTATTTTTGGCTTACAAACGATAGCTTGGTTGATTAACCAAGTTATCACTTATGGTGTCATTGCAGCGGTTGTTATCTTTGCTCCTGAATTTCGAGCTATGTTGGAAAAGCTTGGGCGAACAACTCAGATTTTTACGACAAATACCGTCAGTGCGGAAGAAAAATTAATAGTTGCCTTTCTTAAGTCGGTAGCTTACATGTCCCCACGGAAAATCGGAGCCTTAGTGGCGGTTGAGCAAGCGCAAACCTTGCAGGAGTATCGTTCTACCGGAATTCCATTAAATGCAGATGTGTCCAGGGAATTGTTAATTAATATTTTTATTCCCAATACACCTTTGCATGATGGGGCAGTTATCGTTAAGGAGGACAAAATCGCAGTAGCTTGTGCCTATTTGCCTCTGTCTGAAAGTGCAGGGATATCTAAGGAATTTGGGACGCGACACCGCGCTGCGATTGGATTATCGGAAGTGTCAGACGCCTTTGTCTTTATTGTTTCAGAGGAAACGGGCAGTATCTCTATTGCACATAATGGCATTTTCAAACATGATCTGACCTTAGAAGAGTTTGAAGCAGAGTTACGGGCTACTTTTATTCGAGAACCTGATGTCAAACAATCTGTATGGAAACGATTGAGGGGAGGCAAGAATGAATAA
- a CDS encoding ABC transporter ATP-binding protein, with the protein MVTNTPIFELKSVGLSDKGKSILTDIHFSVSEGERLTLVGPSGSGKSSILKLLAGLTSATQGQILFRGKEIEKLDMPTYRREVSYCFQQPVLFGNTVEDNLRFPFTVRQLEFDKSKAITALKNVNLGEDFLTQGITELSGGEKQRVALIRNLLFEPQVLLLDEVSAGLDAETKAIVNQLLTDYHATGKTLIEVTHDQSEIDGAKHILRMKDGRMQQ; encoded by the coding sequence ATGGTCACTAATACACCGATTTTTGAACTAAAATCCGTCGGCTTATCTGATAAAGGTAAGTCGATTTTGACTGATATTCATTTTTCTGTTAGTGAAGGTGAGCGTCTAACCTTGGTTGGGCCTTCGGGTAGCGGAAAAAGTAGCATCTTAAAATTATTGGCAGGGCTTACTTCAGCAACTCAAGGCCAGATTCTTTTTAGAGGAAAGGAAATAGAGAAGCTGGATATGCCCACCTATCGAAGAGAAGTTTCCTATTGCTTTCAACAACCAGTACTTTTTGGAAATACAGTCGAAGACAATCTGCGTTTTCCATTCACAGTGAGGCAGTTAGAATTTGATAAATCAAAAGCAATTACAGCCTTAAAAAATGTAAATTTAGGTGAAGATTTTCTTACCCAAGGGATTACAGAATTATCAGGTGGTGAAAAACAACGTGTCGCTCTTATACGCAATTTACTTTTTGAACCTCAAGTTTTGCTTTTAGACGAAGTTAGTGCAGGGTTAGATGCGGAGACCAAAGCTATTGTGAATCAACTACTTACTGATTACCACGCAACTGGAAAAACATTAATTGAAGTGACACATGACCAATCAGAAATTGATGGGGCTAAGCATATTTTGAGAATGAAAGATGGGAGGATGCAACAATGA